The genomic region AGAGGCGTCCCCGCCATCTGTGTAAGAAAACAGCATAGGCAAGAATGGCGATACAACGCTTCAAAAAAAAAATGGGGCACGGAGCTGTCATCCGATCCTCCAATGAGAGAAGTTGAGCCCCCCTTCGGTCATGGTTTTTCGGATGCATCCGCGTCCCATTTTTTTTGGTCTTTGAATCAGCCGCGGCGCCGCCCTCGGGCGAAAGCGCTGATGCTGCCGAACAGGAAACTGCCTTCTGCTTTACGCTTTGCCTTCGATGAAGTCGCGTCCGGCGGCCAAGAGCGCCTGCAGCCGCGCCTCGCTGGAGGCCTCGGCGTAAAGCCGTACCACCGGCTCGGTCCCGGACTTCCTGAACAGAAGCCAGCTGCCGTCCTCCAGGATGAACTTGTTTCCGTCCACAGTCACCTTCTGCTTCACCGCCACTCCGGCGAAACCTGCAGGGGTGGCCGCGATGCGCTCAGGGAAGACTTCTTCCAGTTCCGGAGACAACGTGATGTTGACGCGCTTGGTGAGGTAGCGCCCCACCTTCTCGTAGAGTTGCTCGAGCAGTGCCTTCACCGGCTTACCTTCGCGGGCGACCATCTCGGCTACCAGCAGGCAGGCGAGGATCCCGTCCTTTTCGGGGACGTGCCCCTTGATGGTGAGCCCGGCGCTCTCTTCGCCGCCGATGATGATCTTGTCCTGACTGATCAGCTCGCCGATGAATTTGAAGCCAACCGGCGTCTCGAACACCTCCACCCCGTGCATCCTGGCGACCGCGTCCACCAGGTGGGAGGTGGCGACGGAGCGCCCCACCCCGCCGGTCATCCCCTTCACCCGGACCAGGTAATCGAGGAGCAGTGCGATTATGTAGTTGGGCTCGATGAAGCTGCCGTCGCCATCCACGATCCCGAAGCGGTCCGCGTCGCCGTCGGTGGCGATTCCCAGGGTGATGGAAGGGTCCTGCTGCACCAGCCGGATGAAGTCCTGTATGTATTTCTCGGAGGGCTCCGGGGGGAAGCCGCCGAAGTACGGGTCGCGGTTGGCGTTCATCTGCACCACCTTGACGCCGTGGGCCTTGAGCGGCTCGGCAAGATAGCCGCGGGCTGTGCCGTAAAGGGGGTTGACCGCGATGGTCCCTAGCTTGGCAATGGCGGCAAAGTCGACCTTGGTCGAGAGGTCCTCCAGGTAAGCCTGCATCGGGTCGATCTCCACCAGGAGCCCCTTCTTTATCGCATCGTCGATGGAGCACTCCGCGTAGCAGATCTCCCCTGCCATCTCGTTGGCGCGGTTCTCGATGTCGGTGGTGGTCTGCGGCAAGGCAGGACCGCCCCACGAAGGGGAGAACTTTATGCCGTTGTACTCGGGGGGGTTGTGGCTGGCGGTGAAGTTGATGGCGCCTGCCGTGCCGCGCCTGAGGATCTCGAAAGCGATGACCGGGGTGGGGGTGTCGCGGATGCAAAGATAGGTTGTGATGCCGGCGCCGGTGAGCACGCGGGCGGCCTCGCGGGCGAACGATTCGCCCATGAAGCGGGAGTCGTAGCCTACGATGATTCCCTTGCGCGCTTCGCCGGAGGCTTTTACGTTGTCCGCAATGGCCTGGGTGACTACCTTCACATTCTCAAAGATGAAATCTTCACACATGATGCCGCGCCAGCCAGAGGTGCCAAAAGTGATACGCTGCATAAAATCCCTCCTGAAAGAATTGAATAGACACCAGACGATGGAGTGAACACCTGGTCGCCCCCAGCAAAGGGGCGAAAACAGGGCATCGAGCGGCCCGAAAAATAATTACTAGAGATTAATGCAATGCTTTTGGAGAGTCAACTTTTTACGAAAAAAAGTGGGTTGACATTTTTCTTTCGAAATTGGTATGGTAGCCTCTATCAACGATTACGAAGGAATT from Citrifermentans bremense harbors:
- a CDS encoding phosphoglucomutase/phosphomannomutase family protein, encoding MQRITFGTSGWRGIMCEDFIFENVKVVTQAIADNVKASGEARKGIIVGYDSRFMGESFAREAARVLTGAGITTYLCIRDTPTPVIAFEILRRGTAGAINFTASHNPPEYNGIKFSPSWGGPALPQTTTDIENRANEMAGEICYAECSIDDAIKKGLLVEIDPMQAYLEDLSTKVDFAAIAKLGTIAVNPLYGTARGYLAEPLKAHGVKVVQMNANRDPYFGGFPPEPSEKYIQDFIRLVQQDPSITLGIATDGDADRFGIVDGDGSFIEPNYIIALLLDYLVRVKGMTGGVGRSVATSHLVDAVARMHGVEVFETPVGFKFIGELISQDKIIIGGEESAGLTIKGHVPEKDGILACLLVAEMVAREGKPVKALLEQLYEKVGRYLTKRVNITLSPELEEVFPERIAATPAGFAGVAVKQKVTVDGNKFILEDGSWLLFRKSGTEPVVRLYAEASSEARLQALLAAGRDFIEGKA